Sequence from the Herbaspirillum sp. meg3 genome:
AGACGCATTGCGCAGCTTGAAGAGCGCCTGGGCACGCGCCTGATTCAACGCTCCACGCGCAGCCTGTCGGTGACCGAGCTGGGTCAGAGCTATTACGAACACTGCAAGGCAATGCTGGTGGAAGCCGAAGCCGCGCAGGAAGCCATTGAACGCAATCGCGCCGAACCGCAAGGCACGGTGCGCCTGACTTGTCCGGTGGCGCTGCTGCATGGACGCGTGGGTGTGATGCTGGCGGATTTTTTGATGGAACATCCACGGGTCACCTTGCAGGTGGAATCGACCAACCGCCGCGTGGATGTCATCAATGAGGGGGTCGACGTGGCCTTGCGTGTACGTCTGCCGCCGTTGGAAGACAGCGACCTGGTGCTGAAGACTTTCGGCGTGCGTCACTGGTGCCTGACCGCGAGTCCTGCTCTGCTGGAGAAATGCCGGGTGCCGGAAGTGCCTGCCGACCTGCATCGTTTCCCCAGCCTGAGCATGACAATTCCTGCGGAAGATCACGTCTGGTATCTGGAAAACACCGATGGCGAGACCGCTTCCATCCGCTACAACCCGCGCATGATGACTGACGATACGACCGCGCTGAAACGCGCAGCCGTCGCTGGTGCGGGAATCGTATTCCTGCCGACGATGGTGGTGATCGATGAGTTAAGAAATGGCACTCTGGTCAAGGTGCTACCGGATTGGGCGCCAAAGTCAGGCATCATCCACGCCGTGTATTCGTCGCGCCGCTTTCTGTTGCCGTCGGTGCGGCAGCTGATCGATTTTCTGGCGAAGCGTTTTGAAGAGCTGGAAGATTACTGATCAGGCTGCAACCGAGCTTGTCGCTGCTACGGAGCTGGCCGGCACATTGATTGGATCACCACTCAGCAGCAGTGCCGTGGTGCTGGCATGGGTTTCGAGGAAGATGCCTTCGCCCTGGGCGTCCAACATGACCACTTCACCGGCGCGTGCAGTCTGATCACCGTTGATCATGACCGAACCGTTCAAGATTGCCAGTAGCAGCGTGCGCCCTTCAACCGTCTTCAATTCACTGGCACAGCGCGATTTCAGCTGCAGCTCCCATACGTCGAACGATGACGATGTCGGCACCGCACCGCGGTGGCTCGCACAATGTCCCGCAATGACGCGGATGTGACCGCCGTCCTCGGGCAGGCGCAGCGTTGGAATTGCGTCAACGCCGATGATCTTCTCTGCCGGTACATGATGCAGATGGGGCGGACAGTCTGATGCCGGCAACGGCAAGTCAATCCACAGCTGCAGCATCTCGATCACGTCGTTGCGCCGGGTGCTGACGGGTTGAAATTTCCCTGTTGCAGTCGTGTCGGAAACGGTCATCCATTTCACATCGCCCGCCCCGATCAACACCGTCTTTCCGGATGCATCGGTATATTCCAGCTGGCCTTGATAGACCATCGTGAGCATCTTGCAATTGCTGTGGGTGTGCGGCCTGACGGCGATGGCACTGTCCGAAGTCGGCGCAAGAGTCGATATCGGCGTTGGTGCAACATGGTCGAGCGACAAAAAAGGACTGACGTGCCGGCCCAGCGTACGCTGCGAAAAAAGCGTGCGTGCCAGCAAGCCGTCGCCGATGCGATGTTGCCTGGTGCCGCTGTAGATGCCGAGAATTTTTTTCATGATTCATCCTCCTGTTTGTCACTCCTGGCGTGCGCGCGAGGAGATACCTCAGGAGTCAGGCAATCCTTCATTCAGTCGTGAAATAAGAAAAAGAGAAAAAACAGAAGTGCTGGAGACATCCGCTTGCAAGATCAGCGTGCGGGGGACAACTGATCTTGCAAGGGTGTAAAACGAGACCTCTTGCGAGGCTGAACGCGCTTGGCGTGCGGGAGGAGCGGACGGAAACGGTGACAACTACGAGAACACCTGTCCGTCATGCCATCCTCAGGCGCCGATATCGAGCGACTTGCTGCGGTCAACTTGCTTCAATTCTTCCTTGACGGCCTGGCGTGTCACGGTCGATTTGTGTTGCACTTCAACCGGATACAGATCGTTGCTGATGATTTCGCCATTGGCGCGTGCTTGCTTCAGTTCTTCGATCACTTGGGCACGTGTCTTGTGCGAAGCGATTTGTGTTTCTGGTGGGTAGGCTTCTTCAGCCATTGCGCTGCCGATAACGGAGAGGAAAAGCAGGCCTGTGGCGATTTTCTTGATGTTCATGATAGTTCCTTGGTATGTCGATGATATCGATGGTATCGATGGTATTGATGAGTAAAGGTCGGTAGACCTTGTCTGGTGCTGCTTTGTACCGGCGTCGGATTAACGCAGATACAGTGTTTCGGCGTAGCTCAGCGGTTCGCGGTTAGCGACTTTTTGCTGAATTTCCTGACGCTTGATAGCGGACTTCGATTGATGCTTGACGACTTCTTGCACGTTGGCCTGAGTGCCCTTGTCGGCATCAGCTGTCGTGTTTGCTGCATAAGTGCTGCCTGCTGCGGCGATCAGAAGAACTGCTGCGGCAAGTTGTTTGACATTCAGGTCAAAGCGGGCGGTAGTGGTGCGCATGATGATTCTCCAAAAAATTAATTTATTCACAATAAATTGGCTTGTGGCAATGTGCCTGCGAAGCCGACGGCGAGATGAAACTGGTATGAAACTGAAACCGGACTGATACCAAACAGTTGCGTTCGCTTTTGTGTTTTGCAAGTGCGACTGCTTGAGACGAAGTGTAGGTTTTGATTCGAATGGTGACTAGGAGGCAAAATTCGGATGGATTGTTCTATTAATGGAACGATTGAGCCGCTTGAATCCCCTGCGGTTGCCCTCAACGCCATCCCCGTCGCTACGCCTTCCCGGAAAGCCGGCCTCGTCCGGCGGTCATATCGATATCTGTTTATCTTCGTTATCAAGCAAGTTTTGCTGCCAGATAATCGGTCGCTTAGTACTGTGATCCGCCCCCGCCCCCTTTCCCTCAACTGACGGATCGGACGGATTGCATCACGACTTCGACGACAGCGATTCATAGACACGATTAACACCCGCAAAAAAGGCAACCATGACTCAAGCATCCGGCCCGACCAACTCCGACGCATTGTTCGCTCGCTTTCAGGACATCTTCGCGCGCATCGCGCAAGGCAGTATCGACCGCGAGAACGACCGCGAGCTGCCCTATGAAGCCGTGCAATGGCTCAAGGACAGTGGCTTCACATCCCTGCGCGTACCCGTGGAACAAGGCGGCAGCGGTGTCACCCTGCCGCAATTTTTCGGCCTGCTGATCCGTCTGGCGGAAGCGGAATCGAACCTGCCGCAAATCCTGCGCGTCAATGCCGGCTATACCGAACTGCTGCTGGAGCGCAAAGACGATGAAGACACCCGCCATTGGCTAAGCGTCATCGGCAAAGGAGAAACCTTCGGTGCGGCGGCCTCCGAGCGCACCAACTCGACCAGCAACTCGGTCACGGTCACGCCCGATCCGGACAAGCGTCCCGGCCACTTTTTGCTGAACGGTGAAAAATATTATTCGACCGGCACGCTGTATGCCGACTGGATTCTGGTGCGTGCGCACGACGACGAGTCAGACCTCAACGTGTTGATCAAGAGCGACACACCGGGTGTCACCCGGGTCGATGACTGGGATGGTTTTGGTCAGCGCCTGACCGGCAGCGGTACAACGCGTTTTAACAACGTGCTGATCACGCAACAGCAAATCCTTGATCGCTATCACGTCTCGCAGCCGCGTCGCAACACCATCATCACCGCGTTTTATCAGACCGTGCATCTGGCCACGCTGGCCGGTATCGCACGCGCTGTACAACGCGATGCCGTTGCATTTACACAAGCCCGCACACGCACTTTCGGCGTACCGGGGCAATCCAGTCCACGCGACAATCCGCTGGTGCATCGTGTGGTGGGACGACTCGCCAGCCTTGCATGGTCTTCGGAACAACTGGTCAACGCCATCGCCACCGCGATCGAAAACGTGCATCAGGCACGCAAAGCCGGCACCGCCAAGCCGGAAGACTACATCGCGCTCGATGTACAAACCTTCCAGGCGCAACAGGTCATCATCGGCCAGGTACTGGAAGCCAGCACGCTGCTGTTTGAAGTCGGCGGCGCGTCGGCAACCAGTGACAAACGCCGGCTTGATCGTCACTGGCGCAACGCACGTACGCTGGCTTCGCACAATCCGGCGACCCAGCGCGAGGCGGCAATCGGCGACTATCACCTCAACGACAATCCACCAAACGAGCGTTTCGGCTTCTCGTATGCGTAAGCAATCTCTCGCGCTCATCTACTGAAAAAATCCGCATAAGAACAAACGAATTCATTCGTTTGTCTCGCTCGCAGTCCTCTCTACACTTGTTCGTTCATCCTGCACGGCGGCGCATTCCAGCGCTGGTGTGCAGGTATTTGCAGGTACGTCCACAAGACGGCCGCACATCAATCCAACAAGAGAAAATGACGCCGAACATGCAAGCCAAGTTTTATAAATCCCTGATGACACTGGCGCTGAGTCTGTTTGCCTTCACCGTCGCTTTCACTTCACAGCACGCCAGTGCAGCGCCACAAAAACCCGAACTGCGCGTGGGCTTCGTACCCGGTCCGTATATCGACGAATTCAAAATCGGTGTGCAACCCGAGCTGGAGAAGAAGGGCTACAAGATCAAATACTACGAATTCAGCACCGGCCTGGAAGCCAATAGTGCTGTGTTCAAGGGCGATATCGACGCCAACGTGATGCAGCATTCGGTGTTCCTGAAATCGTATAACGACCGCAACAAAACCGACCTGGTCGGCATCGTGCAGGTGCCGACGCCACCGATGGGCTTGTATTCGAAGAAGCACCGCAGCCTCGATGGATTGAAAAAAGGCTTCACCGTTGCCGTACCGAACGATCCGGTCAACCTGCAACGCGCGCTGTGGATACTGCAACGCCTCGGCTGGATCCGGATCAAGGAGAACGCCAATCCCGTCGACGTCACCGAACTCGATGTGATCGAAAACAAGGTCGGCCTCAAGCTGGTATTACTGGAAAACGCGCAAGGTCCGCGCGCGCTGGACGATGCCGATTTTGCGGCGATCCAGGGCAACTTCGCCATCTTCGCCAAGCTGAAGCTGTCAGAAGCCTTCATCCTCGAAGACATGACGCCGGCCTACATCAACGTTCTGGCGGTAAAGAAAACCCGACAGACCGACCAATATGCACGCGACATCGTCGAGGCGTATCGCTCCGACACCTTCCAGAACGCGATCCGTGCGGATCGCTTCTATGACGGCTTCCGTCTGCCGGATTATTTCAAGAAATAAGCATTCCCTCCCTCCAGAACAAACATCAAAGGAACGAGCATGAATCAACGTTATCGACTTCGCCTGCAAGCCATGGTGGCGGCAGTCCTGATCTCCACCTTCGGCGTTGCCCACAGCGCCGACAAAGTCTTGCGCGTAGGCGTGCGCGGCGGTGTCGACGAGCAGATCTGGGAAGTCGTCACCAAGGTGGCGAAGAAAAACGGCCTGAACGTCGAGCCGGTCGTCATCTCCGGCGCGGCGAGCCCGAACGAAGCACTCAACAACGGCGATCTGGAGGCCAACTCGTTCCAGCACATCCCCTTCTTGCGTGATCAGATCAAGCAGCGCGGCTACAAGCTGAGCATCGTGGGCAACACCATCATCTCGCCGATCGCGTTTTATTCCAAGAAATACAAGGCGCTCAAGGATCTGCCTGATGGCGCCAAGATCGCCATCCCCAACGATCCAAGTAACCAGACGCGGGCACTGGTGATCTTGCGCGATGCGGGCTTCATTACCTTGCGCGAGGGCTTCGATCCGTTCACCGGCACGGCCTCACTGGCAGACATCACGTCGTACAAAAAGAAAATCACCCTCATCGAAAGCGCCTCGGTTGTTCTGGCGCGCGCGTTGGAAGACGTTGACGCCGCTGCCATCATCAACACCTTCGCCTATCAGGTCGGCCTGATTGCGACACGCGATGGCATCGCTGTGGAAAAGCGCGAACACAATCCTTACGTCAACGTCATCGTGGTGCGTGATCAGGACAAGAACGCAGCATGGGTCGCACCGCTGGTGAAGTCCTACCAGTCGGAAGAAGTACGCCAGTTTATCCAGAAACAATTTGGCGGCTCGGTGCTGCCCGTGTTTTGAGCGCAGCCTTGAACACCTCCTTGAACACCGCGTTGAACATTTCTGCACTGATCGGCGCGGAGGCAAACCCATCCACGCCGGCAACCGATAAGCCAGCCGCCAAGGCTTACGCAATACCGGCCGCAGGCGTTCAGCCGCATCTGGTGTTTGACAACATCTCCCGGCAATATCCTTCGCCGGCAGGGACGGTCCATGCGTTGCGCGAGGTGTCCTTCACCGTCGCGCGCGGCGAGATCTTCGGCATCATCGGCCGCAGCGGCGCGGGCAAATCGACGTTGCTGCGGACGATCAATGCGCTTGAAATACCGGATACCGGCGCCGTCGCGATCAATGGTCTCAAGGTCGGCAGTCTCGACGAGGATGCCTTGGTCAAGCTACGCCGCCGGGTAGGCATGATCTTCCAGCATTTCAATCTGCTGTCGGCCAAGACTGTGCGCGATAACGTCGGCCTGCCTTTGCGCGTAGCCGGTGTCGCCCCGGAGCAGATCCGTGCGCGCGTCGATGCCCTGCTCGATCTGGTCGGCCTGCGCGACAAGGCAGATGTTTATCCGGCCAAACTCTCCGGCGGGCAAAAGCAACGCGTCGGCATCGCCCGCGCGCTGGTGCATGAACCGGAAATTTTGCTATGCGACGAAGCCACTTCGGCGCTCGATCCGGAATCCACACAATCCATCCTGACGCTGCTGCGCGACATCAGCAGCAAGATGGGCCTGACCGTCGTCCTCATCACACACGACATGGCCGTCATCCGCGAAATCTGCGATCGCGTGCTGGTGCTCAATCATGGACAAGTGGTGGAACAAGGCGAGGTGTGGCGGGTATTCGGCAATCCGCAGGCGGAAGCGACACGCGCTTTGCTGCGTCCGCTGCAACATGGATTGCCGGCCGATCTGGCGGCGCAACTGATTGACGATCTCGGCAATCAGGCCGGCGACGTTTTGCTCAGTCTGCGCTTTAACGGTTCTGCACATCCACAGGGCGTCAGTCTGCAACAGTTGGCGCTGCTCGGGCCTGATGCGACGCTGATTCACGGCGGGCTCGACCGCATCCGCGGCCATGCGCAAGGCAGCCTGCTGGTTTCGCTGCCTGTCGCCTCATGGGAAGCGATCAAGATCCGCGGCGGCAACAACAATGACCGCTTCCCAGGCGCAGATTTTATTGAGGTTCTCGGTTATGTCCCTGCCCGCACTTAACAAATACGTTCAGGCTTTCTTCGAAACGCTGCTGATGGTCGGCAGCTCGGCGCTGATCGCCATCAGTCTCGGCCTGTTGCTGGCGATTGTGCTGACGATTACGGCGCGCAACAGTCTGTATCCCAAACCGCGCTTTCATCGCGGCTTATCGGCGACGGTGAATGTATTTCGCGCCGTGCCTTTCATCATCATGCTGGTGGCGCTGCTGCCGGTCACGCGCTTTCTGGTCGGCACCACGCTGGGCACCTGGGCGGCGGTAGTACCGTTGACGGTGAATCTGATTCCCTTCTATGCGCGCATTGCCCAGGTCAGTCTCAATGAAGTCGATCCAGGCTTGGTCGAAGCGGCGCGTGCCATGGGTTGCCGTCGCTGGCATATCGTACGCCACGTGCTGTTGCCGGAAGCACTGCCTGGTATCGTCGGTGGCATGACGGTCAGCATCATTGCGATGATCAACGCTTCCGCGATGGCGGGTGCGGTGGGTGCAGGTGGACTCGGCGATCTGGCGATCCGTTATGGGTATGAACGCTACGAGACGCGGGTGATGTTTGAAGTGATCGTGATCTTGATTGCGCTGGTATCCATCATCCAGTTGTTCGGCGAAAAACTGTCACGCCGGCTGGACCACAAACATTAGGTCCTGAAACCGAAGGGAGTTACCCGATGCGTTCGGGTAACTCCCTTCAGGTGATGCATCTTCCTTCTCAAGCTGCCGCAGCAATTCCTTTACGTCCTGCCGGGCGCGCCAATCCCAGATGCTCACGCAAGGTTGTGCCTTCATACTCACGGCGGAAGATCCCGCGCTTCTGCAGGATAGGCACCACGCCCTCGGTAAAGTCCTGCAAGCCACTCGGCAATGCATCCGGCATCAGGTTGAAACCATCGGCGGCGCCGGCCTTGAACCAGTGTTCGATGTCGTCCGCAATCTGTTCCGGCGTGCCGACCACGACCCGGTGACCGCCGCCGCCCGCCAGCGCATAGACTAACTGGCGTGCGGTATAGCCATGCAGGCGCGCCTGCGCGAGCGTGGCGTTGAAGAAGGTGTGATTGCCGTTGCCCTTGTTGGGTAAGCCGATGTCGTCGGGGAGGCGCTCGTCCAGCTTGATGCGATCCGGTGCGACACCGAGAATGCCGGCGAGACGATTGATGTTGTAGCTCCAGGGAATCATGTCGATCAACTCGTTGCGGCGGCGAATGGCATCCGCTTCCGTTGCGCCGATGATGGTCGTCAGCCCGGCAAGGATCTTGACGGCATGCGGCCCGCGTCCGTACGCCGCCGCGCGTGCATTGAGTTCACGTCCGTAGGCCTGCGATTCTTCCAGCGATTGCGACGCTGAGAACACCGCCTCTGCATGACGCGCAGCGAGATCCCGTCCGTCAGCGGAACCGCCGGCCTGCACCAGTACCGGATGGCCTTGCGGTGTACGTGGCAGATTCAGCGGACCTTGTACTGAAAAATGCGTGCCATGGTGTGCAATCGGCTGAACCTTGCCGGTATCGATGAAGCGCCCGCTGACTTTGTCGCCGATGAGCGCATCGTCTTCCCAGCTATCCCAGAGTGCTTTGACGACGTCGGTGAATTCCGCCGCACGCGCATAGCGTCCGGCGTGATCGGGGACGGCATCGCGGCCGAAGTTGCGCGCCGAGCCGAGATCGGCGGTAGTGACCACATTCCAACCGGCCCGTCCTTTGCTCACATGATCAAGCGTGGCGAAGCGCCGGGCAATGTTGTACGGCTCGTTGTAACTGGTCGACGCTGTACCGATGACACCGATGTGCGTGGTCGCAGCCGCCACGCACGCCAGCAACACAGTCGGCTCCAGCGCGGTGATAGGACGGAAGTCGATCTGCTCGACAATCGAGGCGTTGTCAGCCAGGAAGACGGCATCGAACTTTGCCGCCTCTGCGATCTGCGCGACGCGCACATAGTGACCGACATCGATGAAGGCGTGCGGATCTGCATCCGGCAAACGCCAGGCGGACGGGACGAAGCCGGAATGCAAGACGTTGATGTTCAGATGCAGCTGGCGTGGCGGCGCTGTAGTGTCGCTCATGAGTTAATCTCCTCGAGGGGAATCGCGACGCGAAGTCTCATGCATCGCGACAAAATGTCATTCAATGCGTCTTGAAAAATCCGTGGCGCTCGGCCAGCAGATCGAGAATGCGGCGGGTGTCGGTGACGAAGTGTTTGTTGCCGAGTTGCTGCACGTGTTGTGCCTCGGCGGGAAGCGGCTGCTCGTCACCCAAAATCAGTACCGGCAGACTTTGATGATCGGCATCGAGCGCATCCACCACGACCTGGCGCGGCTTGGCGAAAGGCAGGCGACGGATGTCCAGCTTTGATACGTGATCAGGATCGCCCGCCAGCAAGCCTTCTATCGGCGCACCATCGGGGCAGATAAAACGGTCTCCCGGGTATTTCGGATCGGTGAATCCAGGTTCCAGCAACAGCAGCAAATCTCGGCTCATGGCGCACTCCAAAGTAGAAATGAATCCATTGATTCTCTTGTGCCAAGCGAACAGCCGCCACGAATATATCTGCATATTCATATACGAAGCGAGCCGCGACGGGCATCCTTGTTGAACCGTGTTCGCCGACCATACCGAGCGAGGACGTGCGGAATGCCGTCTCGTATTGCATCGACGGGCGAGTTTAGAATATACTGTTTTTATGTACAGTATAATTCGACAATTCAGAAGTGAAGGGATTCGCCGCACCGAAGCGGAGATCGCTGCCGACGCCGGGTTCGCCGGCATCGTCGGGATGAGTCTGGCCGGAACGACGCGTCAAATGACCTTGTCTGCACAAAAAAGCGACGAAGGCACAAGCGTATTGTTGTTGCCGCCTCTGTATGAGCCGCAATTGCTGAGCATGCATGCCGACGGCATGATCGTGCGCGGCTGGCAGCGTTTATCCGGAAGCAAGACGACGCCAGGGCCGACCTATTTACAGGAGTGGTTGCTGACCTTTGTCGGTCAGCAGTCGGGGCGCCAGCAAGAGATGCGTGAGCTGCAGGCGTCGCCGCTGCAACTGATGCAGGGCGACTGAATCCAGACCCCTGCTTTAGAAATATTTTCCGGAATGTCTTCCGATCAGGCTGTCAGCGCGCAATGCCATAGCAGCGCGCTGCGGTGCCGCCCCAGAGTTGCGCCTGCTCGTCCCTGCTGAGATTGGCCCCAGCCCAGTCTGCCACCAGTTGTGCCACTCTCTCATACGACGCTGCCAGCAGACACACAGGCCAATCCGAACCGAACATCAGACGCTGTGGGCCGAATGCTTCCAGCGCGGTGTCGAGGCAGATACGGATGTGCTCATAGTCGCTTTGCTGCAAGCCGGCTTGCCAGTCAGCTTCGGTCACCAGTCCGGATAATTTGCAGGCGACGTGCGGCAGTTTCCCCAGCGCCAGCAATTCTTTCTTCCATCGCGCCAGCGCGGCATCGCTCTGCGCAAATTCTCGCAGCGCCGGTTTGCCGAGATGATCCAGCACCAGCCAGTGCTTGTCGTGACGCGCGCAGAAGGCTTGCGTGTCGGCCAGCTGACGCTCGAACACCAACACGTCGTAGACGTAACTCTGCGCTTGCAGCAAGGCGATGCCGCGATTGAAGTCGGCGTGTTCGAGGAAAGCGCGTGCATCGGCTTCGTCCTGCACCTGATGGCGAAAGCCGACCAGCTTGTCGCCTGCATGCCATTCAGACAACCGCTCGCCGAGATCGGCGACGGTGAGGTTTTCCCAGCCGACGACGCCGGCTATCCAATCCGTTTTCTTCGCCAGATCAAGCAGAAAGCGCGTCTCTTCCCGGCCTGAGCGCGCCTGCACGGCGATGGTGGCGGCGATCTTGTGGTCTTGCAGAAGGGGCTGCAAATCGGCAGGCAATTGGTCGTGCGCGAGCACGTCCATGCCGGCACCTATCCATGGGTAGTCTTCAGCGCGATAGCGCCAGAAATGCTGATGTGCGTCGATACGCAGTGTCATGATTTTTAGTGATGCAGAACGTAGAAATGAAAATGCCGGTTTGTACTCGCAGACTCACGAATACAGACCGGCACCGGATCCTCAATTGATCACGTGACTATCTGAATAGCTGAGCGGCAGATCAGTCGTACAGCACCGCCGCAATCTTCGGATCGGCGATGTTGCTCTTGTCGTACCAGTAGAAACCGGTATCGATGATCTTCGGCAGCTTCTCGCCCTTGAGCGCCTTCACTGCTGCTTCGACGGTCTTGTAACCGATGCCGACAGGGTTTTGCGTGATCGCGCCGGCCATCTGACCATCACGAATCGCATCCTTCTGCTGCTTGCCGGAGTCGAAGCCGATGATAACGACCTTGCGCTTCATTTCCTTGGCGCCATTCAGCACGCCGATGGCCGAACCTTCATTGGTGCCGAAGGCGCCCTTGAGTTTTGGATAGGCTTGCAGGATGGACTTGGTGACTTCGGTGGACTTCAATTGATCGCCTGCGCCGTACTGGATGCTGACGATCTTGATCTTTGGATACGCAGCCTTCATGCGATCGACAAAACCGTCGCGACGGTCGATGCCGGTACGGCTGGTCTGATCGTGGGCAACCACGGCGACTTCGCCTTCCTTGCCAATCAGTTCCGCCATCTTGTCTGCGGCCAGTGCAGCAGCAGCCTTGTTGTCGGTGGTGGCAGTGGTGACGGGAATATCGCTGTCAACACCGGAGTCAAATGCGACGACCGGGATCTTGGCGGCTTGCGCCTTCTTCAGCAACGGGAGCGCAGCCTTGCTGTCGAGTGCGGCAAAGCCGATTGCCTGCGGCTTCTTCGCCAGCGCGGCAGACAACATGTCGATCTGCTTGTCGACCATGGCTTCGGTTTCCGGACCTTCGAACGTTACTTTGACCTTGTAGTCCGTGGCGGCCTGGTTGGCGCCTGCCTTCACTGCTTGCCAGAACTGATGCTGGAAGCCCTTTGAAATCAGCGGAATGTAGATGTCTTCAGCGTGTGCGACGCTGCCCAGGCCCATGGCGAAAGTCAAACCGATGGCAATGTTGAGTGCTCTTCTCTTTATCATTTTTAAGTCTCCTTGGTTGATGTAAAACAGCGGGGTATAGCGAAATTCAAACCTGTTTACGATCTGTAGCGAGAGGCCGTCAGCCTGTGATGGACGGAGCGGACGAACCGGAATGTACTTAAGTACATGAGGATTCGGAGCACCGCCCAGCGCCGGATCACGGCCTCGCAGTAAGATCGTGGGCAGGTTATTGACGGCGGCGACGCAGGATGTCCATATAGACGGCGAGGATGATGATCACGCCGGTGACCACGGTTTGCCATTCCTGCGCGACCGACATGATGCGCAGACCGTTGATCAGCACGCTCATGATGAACGCACCGATGATAGTGCCGAGGATGGTGCCGGTGCCGCCCGACAACGATGTGCCACCGATCACCACGGCGGCGATCGCATCCAGTTCGTAGCCTTGGCCCAGCGCAGGTTGCGCCGAGTTCAGGCGCGACGCGATCAACAGGCCGGCGATGCCGCAGATGGCGCCGCTGACGGTGTAGACCACGACTTTCCAAAAATCGACCTTGACGCCTGACAGGCGCAGCGCTTCTTCGTTGCTGCCCAGTGCGAAGGTGTAGCGGCCGAAGACGGTCTTGTTAAGGATGATGCCGGCGCCGATGGCGACCAGGAACAGAATCAGCACAGCATTGGGAATCGGCAGCGCCGGAATCAGATCGCCGATCAGCGACTCTTGCGAGATTTGCGAAAACGACGGCGTGTCGTTGAAGTAGATCGGCTTGGTGCCGGAGATCACCAGCGACAAGCCCTTCAGCAGCATCATCATGCCCAGCGTGGCGATGAACGGCGGCACCTTGAGCTTGGCGATCAGCATGCCGGACGACCAGCCGCACAATGCGCCGAAGAAGATCGCGGCGAAAATACCGAAGTAAATCGGCAGCCCCCAGTAGGTCAAAAACACGCCGGCCATCA
This genomic interval carries:
- a CDS encoding LLM class flavin-dependent oxidoreductase, with amino-acid sequence MSDTTAPPRQLHLNINVLHSGFVPSAWRLPDADPHAFIDVGHYVRVAQIAEAAKFDAVFLADNASIVEQIDFRPITALEPTVLLACVAAATTHIGVIGTASTSYNEPYNIARRFATLDHVSKGRAGWNVVTTADLGSARNFGRDAVPDHAGRYARAAEFTDVVKALWDSWEDDALIGDKVSGRFIDTGKVQPIAHHGTHFSVQGPLNLPRTPQGHPVLVQAGGSADGRDLAARHAEAVFSASQSLEESQAYGRELNARAAAYGRGPHAVKILAGLTTIIGATEADAIRRRNELIDMIPWSYNINRLAGILGVAPDRIKLDERLPDDIGLPNKGNGNHTFFNATLAQARLHGYTARQLVYALAGGGGHRVVVGTPEQIADDIEHWFKAGAADGFNLMPDALPSGLQDFTEGVVPILQKRGIFRREYEGTTLREHLGLARPAGRKGIAAAA
- a CDS encoding DUF3088 domain-containing protein — its product is MSRDLLLLLEPGFTDPKYPGDRFICPDGAPIEGLLAGDPDHVSKLDIRRLPFAKPRQVVVDALDADHQSLPVLILGDEQPLPAEAQHVQQLGNKHFVTDTRRILDLLAERHGFFKTH
- a CDS encoding amidohydrolase translates to MMTLRIDAHQHFWRYRAEDYPWIGAGMDVLAHDQLPADLQPLLQDHKIAATIAVQARSGREETRFLLDLAKKTDWIAGVVGWENLTVADLGERLSEWHAGDKLVGFRHQVQDEADARAFLEHADFNRGIALLQAQSYVYDVLVFERQLADTQAFCARHDKHWLVLDHLGKPALREFAQSDAALARWKKELLALGKLPHVACKLSGLVTEADWQAGLQQSDYEHIRICLDTALEAFGPQRLMFGSDWPVCLLAASYERVAQLVADWAGANLSRDEQAQLWGGTAARCYGIAR
- a CDS encoding ABC transporter substrate-binding protein codes for the protein MIKRRALNIAIGLTFAMGLGSVAHAEDIYIPLISKGFQHQFWQAVKAGANQAATDYKVKVTFEGPETEAMVDKQIDMLSAALAKKPQAIGFAALDSKAALPLLKKAQAAKIPVVAFDSGVDSDIPVTTATTDNKAAAALAADKMAELIGKEGEVAVVAHDQTSRTGIDRRDGFVDRMKAAYPKIKIVSIQYGAGDQLKSTEVTKSILQAYPKLKGAFGTNEGSAIGVLNGAKEMKRKVVIIGFDSGKQQKDAIRDGQMAGAITQNPVGIGYKTVEAAVKALKGEKLPKIIDTGFYWYDKSNIADPKIAAVLYD
- a CDS encoding ABC transporter permease, with product MANTPNPLSQANLTMTSTPVSEAGAGSLRARLFHPSTRQKLLAFASLLALVVFFSFANENFLQVDNLVSILQSTAVNGVLAIACTFVIITAGIDLSVGTMMTFCAVMAGVFLTYWGLPIYFGIFAAIFFGALCGWSSGMLIAKLKVPPFIATLGMMMLLKGLSLVISGTKPIYFNDTPSFSQISQESLIGDLIPALPIPNAVLILFLVAIGAGIILNKTVFGRYTFALGSNEEALRLSGVKVDFWKVVVYTVSGAICGIAGLLIASRLNSAQPALGQGYELDAIAAVVIGGTSLSGGTGTILGTIIGAFIMSVLINGLRIMSVAQEWQTVVTGVIIILAVYMDILRRRRQ